From a single Rosa rugosa chromosome 7, drRosRugo1.1, whole genome shotgun sequence genomic region:
- the LOC133721077 gene encoding E3 ubiquitin-protein ligase PUB23-like yields MEEIDVPSFFICPISLQIMKDPVTISTGITYDRESIEKWLFSSKNNTCPVTKQVVSDPDLTPNHTLRRLLQAWCTLNASHGVERIPTPKPPVSKAQISKLLNDAPKSPQSITKCLRRLRSIASESEANKRSMESVGAVEFLASILLKGDNEQQAEALSVLYNLQVSESALRSLLGKESELIESLVKLIQSSTYESRAYAVIMLRSMFEVADTMKMINLRPEFFSGVLQVLRDQISQQASKATLQLLIKVCPWGRNRIKAVEAGAVNVLIELLLDASPDRRTHEMAMMVLDMVCSSAEGRAELLKHGAGLAVVSKKIMRVSKAASERAVRILFSICKFSATTNVLQEMLQLGVVAKLCLVLQVDSGSKTKEKAQEILKMHAKTWRNSTCIPKNLISSYPS; encoded by the coding sequence ATGGAAGAAATCGACGTTCCATCATTCTTTATCTGCCCAATTTCTCTGCAAATCATGAAAGATCCCGTGACCATCTCGACGGGGATAACCTACGACAGGGAGAGCATCGAGAAGTGGCTGTTCTCCAGCAAGAACAACACCTGCCCCGTAACGAAACAAGTAGTTTCCGACCCCGACTTAACCCCCAACCACACTCTCCGGCGGTTGCTCCAAGCTTGGTGCACGCTCAACGCTTCTCACGGCGTCGAAAGAATCCCAACTCCAAAGCCTCCCGTCAGCAAAGCTCAAATCTCCAAGTTATTAAACGACGCCCCGAAGTCGCCACAGTCCATCACAAAATGCCTCCGCAGGCTTAGATCCATCGCCTCCGAGAGCGAGGCCAACAAAAGATCCATGGAATCCGTCGGCGCAGTTGAGTTCTTGGCTTCGATACTCCTTAAAGGAGATAATGAACAGCAGGCAGAAGCACTGAGCGTCCTCTACAATCTCCAAGTCTCGGAATCCGCACTCCGGAGTCTTCTAGGCAAAGAGAGCGAGCTCATCGAGTCGTTGGTGAAGCTCATCCAAAGCAGCACCTACGAGTCGAGAGCTTACGCCGTAATAATGCTGAGATCGATGTTCGAAGTCGCCGATACAATGAAGATGATCAACTTGAGACCCGAGTTCTTCTCCGGAGTACTCCAGGTCTTGAGAGATCAGATTTCCCAGCAGGCCTCAAAAGCCACATTGCAACTGTTGATCAAGGTCTGTCCTTGGGGGAGAAACCGAATCAAGGCCGTGGAAGCCGGAGCCGTTAATGTCTTGATCGAGCTCCTTCTGGATGCTTCTCCGGACAGAAGGACTCACGAGATGGCAATGATGGTGCTCGACATGGTGTGTAGCTCGGCCGAGGGCCGAGCCGAGCTCCTCAAGCATGGGGCTGGGCTTGCAGTGGTTTCGAAGAAGATAATGAGGGTTTCGAAGGCGGCAAGCGAGAGGGCGGTGAGGATTCTGTTCTCGATTTGCAAATTCTCCGCGACGACCAATGTTTTGCAAGAAATGCTGCAGCTGGGTGTGGTGGCAAAGCTTTGCTTGGTGCTTCAAGTGGACAGTGGGAGCAAGACCAAGGAAAAGGCTCAAGAGATCTTGAAAATGCATGCAAAGACATGGAGGAACTCTACTTGTATACCAAAAAATTTGATTTCTTCTTATCCTTCTTGA